A genomic window from Fibrobacterota bacterium includes:
- a CDS encoding signal peptidase II — protein MRWRGFLPSLAKLRTLRRKTHLLAHPWPSFLLWAVVFLMDQATKQMALYLGGSRITGGFREDIAVRLLGDFLWMFVAYNSGAAFSLNPERLVPFLPTTVFYVLLVAGATWFLLRLWKTRRDPLVRTGVALILGGAYGNLLDRLIYRHVVDFISVGMPGLSWRWPTFNIADCAIVYGVVLMIWGEIRLVRIRDHRAARHVPQAQADQESHPA, from the coding sequence ATGCGCTGGAGGGGTTTTCTCCCCAGCTTGGCCAAGCTTCGCACCTTGCGACGGAAAACGCATCTTCTGGCCCATCCCTGGCCCAGTTTTCTTCTGTGGGCGGTCGTCTTCCTGATGGATCAAGCGACCAAGCAAATGGCGCTCTATCTCGGCGGAAGTCGTATCACGGGCGGGTTTCGGGAAGACATCGCCGTGCGGCTACTGGGTGATTTCCTGTGGATGTTCGTCGCCTACAATTCAGGGGCGGCGTTCTCGCTCAATCCGGAGCGTCTGGTTCCGTTTTTGCCCACCACGGTCTTCTACGTCCTTTTGGTGGCCGGGGCCACATGGTTTCTTTTGCGTTTGTGGAAAACACGTCGCGATCCGCTGGTGCGTACCGGTGTGGCGCTGATTCTCGGGGGTGCATATGGAAATCTGCTGGATCGTTTGATCTATCGTCATGTGGTGGATTTCATCTCGGTGGGAATGCCGGGGCTTTCGTGGCGATGGCCCACCTTCAACATCGCCGATTGCGCCATCGTGTATGGCGTGGTGCTGATGATCTGGGGTGAGATCCGTCTGGTCCGCATCCGGGACCATCGTGCGGCACGCCATGTTCCCCAAGCGCAAGCGGATCAAGAATCGCATCCCGCATGA